One part of the Leclercia sp. LSNIH1 genome encodes these proteins:
- a CDS encoding YkgJ family cysteine cluster protein, which produces MDCRPDCGACCTAPSITSPIPGMPNGKPANTPCVQLDAQQRCKIFGSSSRPKVCAGLQPSREMCGDTRGQAMTWLLELETLTAP; this is translated from the coding sequence ATGGATTGCCGTCCGGACTGCGGAGCATGTTGCACCGCCCCCTCCATCACCAGCCCCATTCCCGGGATGCCCAACGGCAAGCCTGCCAATACCCCCTGCGTGCAGCTGGACGCGCAACAGCGCTGCAAAATTTTCGGCTCGAGCTCGCGCCCGAAAGTGTGTGCTGGCCTGCAGCCGTCGCGGGAGATGTGCGGCGATACGCGCGGCCAGGCCATGACCTGGCTGCTCGAACTCGAGACGCTTACCGCGCCTTAA